Proteins from one Palaemon carinicauda isolate YSFRI2023 chromosome 26, ASM3689809v2, whole genome shotgun sequence genomic window:
- the LOC137620112 gene encoding uncharacterized protein: protein MMLPNRPEVSEEDRGAAPIIPETPRSQREPIRFQLSDKTLDNYGEVADSDKAKRITLSKENFLQKDGVLLRITRGSHDPAEALRQRVVVPHNSRLPVLRMAHEGLGEHPGVKRTTQLLQPHFFRPGLQKGVKASATSCHPCPVSGNYRQLMLRASLQLIPSISVTELTQFFYWYGFLATFQKDEGSHFMAEESRPLTILIIHFWLHHVQAGIPNCGVYLNFFQTWDKLQTQENELSGMGSSLEHLGSYCADQKFPLTFLKDRNPLTYLTELRNGNKGLMRWGIDLQNYNWKVKRLKNSGDRDVFSRH, encoded by the coding sequence atgatgcttcccaacaggccagaggtctcagaggaggaccgaggggcagcacccatcattccagagacccccaggagccaaagagagcccatcagatttcagctgtcggacaagacgctggacaactacggggaagttgctgattcagacaaagcaaaaagaattactctctcaaaggagaacttcctgcagaaggatggggtgctcctcagaatcacccgaggttctcacgatcctgctgaggccctgcgtcagcgtgtagttgtcccccataattcccgcttgccggtgctacgaatggcccatgagggactgggagagcaccctggggtgaagcgcacaacccaactgctgcagccccattttttccggccgggcttgcagaagggtgttaaggcttccgcaacctcctgccatccttgcccagtctccggtaactataggcaattaatgctgagggcctcgctccaactcatcccatccattagtgtcacagaactgacacaattcttttattggtatggcttcctagccacatttcagaaggacgaaggttcccacttcatggcagaggagtcacgacctctgaccatactcataattcatttttggcttcaccatgtgcaagcaggaattcccaactgtggggtttacttgaatttcttccagacatgggataaactccaaactcaagagaatgagctctcaggcatgggctcatctcttgagcatcttggatcctattgtgcggaccaaaagttcccactgacattcctaaaggaccgtaatcctctaacctacttgactgagctacgtaatgggaataaggggctcatgaggtggggcatagacctccagaactacaactggaaggtcaagcgcctaaagaactcaggtgacagagatgtgttttcccggcattag